TGTGCAAATTTGTGCATCCGAATTGTGTGCTGTAAATGTGTGCGCTATGCTGTGAGGGTGCGTGTCACATGCATGCAATTGTAGTTTACACATATTCTCTGCTTGTCAGGGTTTTTGACGATATAATGCTTGTCTATGTTGACTGCTACAGCAGCATAGCTTTGAAATAATGGTTTGGTGGCATTAGCATTGAACTACAGCACTGCTGCAGTACAGCACCCACTGATATTAGTTTAGCATAGCACTATGTACTGATGAAGTGGTATAAACGTAGCACTTTGAACAGGTGCAGCCGTACTAGAATAGCCCTTTACACTGATGCTATGCATAAGCACAGTCCTATGTAGTGTTGCACGGGTATTAACATAGCACTATTCACAAGAGCAATAGTATTTGTGTAGCACTTTGTACTGATGCAGCGGCATAAGCAAAGCACTATTTACTGGTGCAGTGGCACAAGCATAGTCCTATGTACCGGTGCGGCAGTATTAGCATTGAGTAAGTGCTGCTTTGCAACCGAGAAACTGCCCTCAAAATAAACCAACAAGGTGGAGCAATCAATAGTGAAATaaaaaacactgtgtgtgtgtgtgtgtgtgtgtgtgtgtgtgtgtgtgtgtgtgtgtgtgtgtgtgtgtgtgtgtgtgtgtgtgtgtgtgtgtgtgtgtgtgtgtgtgtgtgtgtgtgcgcatgtgtgcatgtgtgtttgtgtgtgtccgtaattcaaagaaaaaattaCATCAAAgcaagagaggaggtgagagaacactatgtcagagagagagagagagagagagagagagagagagatgtttgggTGATGATATGAAAGAGAACGAGAACTGAGAACGTCAGGTCATCTGGGGAGAAACAGTATCCTTGCTAGCCCCTTAGAACCATCCCATGGACCAACATGGGATGGTTCCTGTGTATGCTTGGGATGACAATTTTGTTGTATTGTTTGTGAGCTTTTCCCAATATGATACTGCTTTCTGTTTTTCTCCAACATTGTGTTCTACAGGGAGGGATTTACAGAAACAGGAATAGAACAGTTATGCCCTCAAACCAGCTGCAATAAATTAACAATCATCGTTAAGACCAGCAATATTTCCAGTGTCATCTTCTCCTCTCTATCGGCCatttgtttgaaaaaaataagCTTTTAACTTTTAAGGTAGGATGTTGGGTGTTTTGATTCTGTGCTGGAAGGTTTCCAACCCCAGTATTTGCAATCTAAACATGTATCTGATGTCACCATGTCACCATGGAtaaaagtgagagaaagagtgagattgagagattgagagtttgagagagagagagagagagagagagagagagagagagagagagagagagagagagagagagagagagagagagagatgtctggACTTACATTTCAACGGTGGCCTCGGGCAGGTTGGCAGGTATGTCGGTGAGACCCTTACGTCTGCAGTCCACAATGTTGTTGTTACAGCTGCAGCTGGCCGGACACACAGCCAGCTGGGGCACACAGGTCCTGGGCTCTGATTGGGCAGGACCTGCAGCAGGTGAATGGCgagcatgttttttttccacacacaACAATTTCACATTTCACATTTATAATTTGCGATCatcagaaaaaatatttataccAGTGCAGTCATTCTCCAAAGCAAAGACAAAAAGGGGTAAAAGTCAGAGATAggacattttattttgtgtatatgTTGTCCGTGTTTaatgtccacacacaaacaggtcgACCGGTTTGTGCAGGTCCTGGCCTGTACAGTGCAATATAGGTCCTATAGGGTGGGGGGGCGGCGATAACGGCCACAGGGCCAGTTAATAACATCCCTCCTAACTGATTCTCTTCTGGATTCAAATGAAGCGAGGAGCCGCTGTGCTGCCCGACCTTGATAGCGCTGCCGCGGTTAATCTTAGCCGCTGTTAGCCATCCACCGCTAGGCTTAATGTGAACCACTATAAAGACACTGGCAGGTATACGGCGCTGTGTTCTGCTGATgccaattgtgtgtgtttgtgtgtgtgtgtgtcagtgtgaagTACAGATAGAGGagatgtgtttctgtgcgtgcacgtgtgtttttCTGCAACCGACAGCTTGTGCACCTATGCGTTTGGGTGTGTTTTTTGTACACACTTATCCCGACCTCCAGCTGTAGTAACTGTTATCAGAAGCCCAGTAGGCGGTAAGCAGCAGTGAGAATTAATGTTAATGTCTGACATCTTAGTTTGCAGGCATCTGCTCTGAGGTCAGCTGAGTCACATAGCTGTGTGCTCACTGGTTCGTTTGGTTTGATGACAGGTAATGTGGTAGGAAAATACAGTCACTCACCGTTGCAGACAAAGTCCTTCTTTAGTACGTCGGGTACGTTGAGGCCTCTCATGTTGGCAGGCGCCATGCATTGGGTGAAGGGAGCCAAGCCCCGTCTTgctctgagccaatcagagagccagGAGAGGTGACAGTCACAGTGGAGGCTGTTCGAGTGGAGACGACTTGacgaaaggagagagagagagaggaagagagtgagagagagagttagataggacaggtttgtgtttatgtaGTTAGTGAGCGTATCTgggttctgcgtgtgtgtgtgtgtgtgtgtgtgtgtgtgtgtgtttctgtgcgtgttcCATAAACCTGTCACCTTTGGCAGTTAATGTGACAAATGTAGGCTTTTTAAATGTGGCTTCAGATACATGTATTGTAAATCTAATTCAAACCAGATAAGATATTGCTTTGTGTGAACCTTGCCTGCTTcaaacgtacaaacacacacacacacacacacagacacacacacaaacacataaaaacgtgcgtgcacagacatgcacgcacatgaacacactgTATTCGGCAGTACAGCCATTTAAAAAAGGTGACATCCAATAGATGGAAGGAaagagagggctgaggagagagatggtggcTTAGATTACGATGAAGAGGTGGAGAACACAAGAGTTTgggggagcgagagaaggagagagggagaggaatagCGGACGGGGGGAGATGAGGACAGACAAGAGGAAAAGTGGAGGGAACGGGCAACAAGAAAAGGGACGGTAAGAGACTATTTTGTGAGGTGTATCCCGCCAGGCCGGCTCCTAGTTCAGACGAGAGGTCTCAGTGGGTAATAAAGCAGGGGACAGATCCTGTTAGGGAACCGAGATGGGCTCATTGATGCTagcagcaggggcagcagctTTTATGCAGTCTTTCCCATTATCAATCCAGTTTATAGTCCCACCCCTGCCAGGAGATAGCCACGTCCCAGCCCACCCCCGGCTCTGCCTTAATTACTGACAAGTAGGATTTGAATGCCAGGCTGAATGGAAACGAGCAGGGGGTTGAGTCGAATtcagtgcgcgtgtgtgcgcgtgtgtgtgtgtgtgtgtgtgtgcgtgtgcgtgtgtctgtgtgtgtctgtgtgtgtctgtgagattgtgattgtttgtgtgtgtacttcacTGTGAATTATATGTGATTATTTGGGctcaagggtgtgtgtgtgtgttgtgtgtttcagATGTTTCTTCctaacaaagcacacacacaaaaacacacagggggTCCAATCATTTCATATTTGTTGGAGGTTCTAAATGTAAGAAACCAAGGGGGGGAGTATTATGATTAACTAtgacaaagagcgagagagagagagagagcgagagagagcgagagagagcgagagagagagagagagagagagagagagagagagagagagagagagagagagagagagagagagagagagagagagagagagagagagagagagagagagagagagagagaggttctaACAGGGACAAACCGATTTATTGGACACCTTACaaacgacgcacacacacatacacacacacacacatgtacacgaacacacacacacacacacacacacacacacacacacacacacacaccgaacacactcAGTGTTTGTGATTGATACGTAAATCCGGGACAGAATGCAGCAAGGAATTGATTGGATCAGTTGTTATTTTAAAGAAAGCAACAAATTCCATTCCAAATTCAGAAACATCTGGTAggaagatgagaggaggaggaggaggaggaggaggaggaggaggagtagaggaggaagaggaagaggaggaggaggaggaggaggaggaggaggaggaggaggaggaggaggagtagaggaggaagaggaggaggaggaggaggaggaggagtagaggaggaagagatgtgGAGAAGACCAGGAGGAGAAAAATCAAATAGAAAATAGCCCAGGACATAAACAAAGAAAAGACCAACACAGAATAGAAAAGAATAGAACAGAACAGAATACAATGAACAAGAATGgatttaaattaaatgaaatagaATAGAGcagattataatataataacagtACTATAATATCagtataaaataacataattgaACAGATAAAAACAGATGAAACAAAATTGAATTGTTTGGAAAAATATAGAATAGACAGAACAGAATAGGTGGAGAAGTGCAGTGGTCAGAAACAGGTCTGCAACCAGGGAAAGCTACATATCCAAGCTACAGATCCCCTACTATGGCTAGCGCTACGGCGATCTGCTGAGCCACGACATGGAATATTGGCGTCTGACTCCCCCGGTACTGAACAACATCACTACAATCCGTCTGCGCTGAGTCAGAAACAGGATGTCGAACGCTGAACACCGTGTGCTGATGATGCTCGGTGTCGTTCCGACTAGCAGCAGCTCGGCACGCCGTCCCGGCAGTCACTGGGAACACGTGCTCAGAAAGGGGtggctgaggggaggggagtccCACTAAAATCGCTGGTGTGCGGTCGGGTTGTGCTAACGTCTAGGGactctttgttttatgtgtatatatgtatactttATATGTATAGCTGTCCAACTAGCCTCAACGGGCACTTGTATGTGCgctcgcgcgtgtgtgtgtgtgtgtgtgtgtgtgcgcgtgtgtgtgtgtgtgtgtgtgtgtgtgtgtgtgtgtgtgtgtgtgtgtgtgtgtgtgtgtgtgtgtgtgtgtgtgtgtgtgtgtgtgtgtgtgtgtgtgtgtgtgtgtgtctgtgagacaTTAATGGTCACGGAGTTAATCATTGCCATGGAACAAAAGATAAATACTACACTTATTATGATGACGAGATTGTTGCACACAGGATGTGTCATGAGTTATTTTGTGTGcatcggttgtgtgtgtgtgtgtgtgtgtgtgtgtgtgtgtgtgtgtgtgtgtgtgtgtgtgtgtgtgtgtgtgtgtgtgtgtgtgtgtgtgtgtgtgtgtgtgtgtgtgtggtgcatcaCTCACAGTGTCCGCAGCTTTGGCATGTGGTTGAAGCTGGACAGCGGGATGAGGGTGATGTTGTTATTGTTGAGGGTGCTGGATCacgagacatagagagagagagggagagagagagagagagagagagagagagagggagagagggagagagagagagagagagagagaatatggaaaagggagagaaaaacacGTATTGTTAGAAAAATGTTCTTGTGCTGCCAAAGTTTGGTTTGGTGGTGAGGCAATGACGCATGACTCTCCAAAACATAGGTTCAAATCTCCGTCAGCACCTTCCCCTGGAACTGATCAACCCAAGACAAAGGGGAACGCACGGATTGGAATATCACTGCTGTCAAATAGAATTCAAACTCTTTTGGAGTTCACAGAAACCAAAAGGTTCAATTAACCTGTTTGTAAAGTAAAGTACACAATCAACGTTCCTGTTGAAAGAAATCTATTTAAAAGTTACATGAAAACCTTGGAAAACGAACGAGAAAAAAGACAGAACACACACCAAGTAGCTACTACagcaacaaagacacacagtggCAGAGGAACACACTGCAGAACTGATGATGTCCCTATGAAGTGGTTTAGACTGTCATCATCCTGACCCCCATGAACTGCACTTCTTCCCTTTGTCTCGTTAATGCGCGTCACCTGTCACTATTCTTCCCATGATGTATAACTTCCTCGGGATTTCTGTCTTTATTTTGGAAGAGAGCAAACCaatattattgtttttgttctttattGTTCTTATTTCTGTAACTGGCTTCACCCTCTGCTCTGAGCCTGACATTGACGCACACGGCAACCCACTcatacacgtgcacgcacgcacacacacacacacacacacacacacatacacacacaaacaccccaacacacacacaaaagcacactaTTTTCAATAATATTGTCTTTCCCATCACAAGGTTATTTATCTGAATAATTTAGGATATCCATCTCTCCAGCTGGACCTCAGTAATTATTGGCATAGTGCTGTTAAATTTGTTTACCAGAAGCGACAACTTTGGGGTCACAATGGTACAACGTTTATCTTCTAATACGAACCACAAGACCAACAGGGTTCCTTTGTGTATGGCCTCCAAAACAATAAGAAACGAACCCAACTAGTGCAACCAGCTGTGCCTTAACCATAACTCCCCCTCCAAAAAAATAGCCATGTTTTTACTTGACTGTTGATCTTACTCGCTTGCTTTTAACATCTctatttctttccttctttcttttctagttccttcctgcctgcctgccagaGTTGCCTCCACAGCCTTGGTGAAAAAGATTGTGTTTCACTGCtttcacatgcacaaacacacacacacacacacacacacacacacacacacacacacacacacacacacacacacacacacacacacacacacacacacacacacacacacacccgcacacgcacacgcgcacaggtCAGTAGAGCTGCCACAGTTAGGGCTGTCAGGGGTGATTCCACACAGTATATATAATTTAATTGTGGAATAACAATAATTTCCCTCTGCAATTTCCCTGACCGTTACCCCCGCccttccacacagacacacacacacacacacacacacacacacacacacacacacacaccctggcatCTGGTCGTCCCTGGCCACGGTTCGTCGAAGATAAACTGCGAGAAACATTATTTAGAAATCTGCAGATTTGTTTCATACTATGGTCACCGCGTACCAGCAGGGTAGGTTTACAGACGGCCGGCCGTGCTGGGATCCTAACCAAACATCTGACCTTCGTGGGAACACCACTGGTCATTATGTCGATATTCACTCTCTTCTTCCGTCGACGGATGGAGGCTTTTTGACGTATGCATGTGTCTTCCCGGGCGATTTCATTGGACATTGTATTCGCGTATATTTGCATAACACgatgattggccgacggatcacgtcgctgcctgaaaagcaaaacaaatctCAACTTCTTGACGCAGGCCACGGAGCCGACAGAACGGacagacccacaatgcattttgaGAGCCCCACTGCTCTCAAAGTCAACgagatcagtcaacggacggatgtgGGGTGAAAGCGGCTTTACTGATGAGTTATAATAATTTGTATAGCAACGGAAATTCCATGAGACCTTTCTTTGAGAAACTCTTTATAAAGCGTTTTTTAGCAGAATAGGTTTTCTAAGGTTTTAATGGGACTGGTATGAAATCTTTATCTAAAGTGTTTTATTTACGAATATACTGTAACTAATAATATcagtattattgttgttattaataGTTTAATTTAGAAATGCAACCTGACTCATAGTACCAGTAGACTTAGCAGTATAAGTAGTTGTACCATAACAAATCTTAGTGAATgcagtcgtagtagtagtagatgtTTCAGTGTCAGTCAGCTTTGTCAATAAAACATAAGGCAGGCTTTGTTCTCTATTGAAAATATCATTAGccaaaaagagaaaaggaacTGCTCTACAGGCTCTAGTCAATACAGTTTACCAGCGGTGCACAAAGATCTATTACGATCCCTCTGATGGGGAATCAGAGAGTTTAATGTCTGCATCACGGATGCCCTTTAAGAGCAATTAAAACCTGGGTGTCTACTTCCTAAAGCCCAACAAATCACTTTAAAAGACAAGTGCCTCACATGTGTAGCTGAAAACGTTCAGCGGGATTGTATAATTGCAGTCCCGGCAATCTATTGGATGAAGGCGGGTTTCCCAGACGTGAGGATGGAACAGTCACTGACCACTGCAGTTCTGTTGCAGCAAGAATGCATAGAGTGCCGtcagcatgtttgtgtgtaggtgtgtgttgcagtgaaaGGGTATTTGCAGTCAGTGATGGACGACCAACAGCCAAACCCACCAGGGATGTGCTATTGAATGTAAATATGTGAATGTGTTGCTATGTTAgtgtgcgcttgcgtgcgtgtgtgtgctgtctttAGCAAAAGGATGGGGTGAAGATGCTATCGGATGTGTCTCTGCGGCAGCTTACACACCAAGGGTAAAAGGCTGACTCGTCAATCTCCTACCGCTTGGGCACACAgacaccctctcacacacacacacacacacacacacacacacacacacacacacacacagacgcacacacacacacacacacacacacacacacacacacacacacacacacacacacacacacacacacacacacacacacacacacacacagacgcagacacacacacaaacttgcttTTAGACTCTTAAATGCACAAGTACTGCTCAATAATCGTGATAAAAgtatgcaaacacgcacacacacacgcacacacacacaaacacacaaacaactacTGACACttacaccaccaacacacaaaaacaaacacactcgtacacacacacacacacacacacacacacgcacacacaccggcacacaaacacattacacTAACATTGATATGTTGTTAATTTGGCGTTAAAGACTGATAGATGTCTGAAACATGACCCTCTTAAACTACACATCCGCACTTacttagagggagagagagagagagacatatagagagtgtgagagagagtgtgagagagagagagagagagagagagagagagagagagagagagagagagagagagagagagagagcgagagagagagtcggtgCACACAGAGTATTCTACCTTATACCTAATTCAATCAATAGGATTCATGCTTCATATGCACACACTTGAATCCATCTGGCTCAACCACTGGCATACAGTCttggtacatacacacacacagtattcctTCTGTTTCAACCAATGGGTCACAATCCATAAAAGAGCATCAGGGCTAAGCCAGAGCAGTATCTTTTGCCGGACATTTGTTTTAAATCATTCATGTAGAGGAGGTACTATTTTATATTAGGATTAGAATCTGGAATTGTGAGGTACAACCTTTAGTGTTCAATAATTGTGGATCATTTAATGGAGGACCCAACCTTTCCTGTAGGTTTCCCCTCCCTTTGAAAAGGGCAAGCGAGTGTGCACCTGCTCTTATTAGCCTCCTATTATGACCAATCAGCCGTTACAGACAAGGATCGATAGGCTGACAGGATGTCTGAATTACTGCAAGCACTGGaagcaaacacaacaatgtATTTTATGAGCATTAATTGACCCATGAGGACGGCTCGACTCAATACAATTATACTGCACAGTAATCACAGCCATGGGTTACAGAACACAGAAACTGCTAAAAACAATGTGTGGCCCCTCATTCATCAAGGTAAGAGCCCTTTCCTTCTTTTGGTGGGAAGCCTATGGAGCCTTCTCTCAGACCCTCTTTCAGATCTTAATTATACTAATTAGCCTTATTATCCCTAAAAATCtatgtttttaatttgttttcttttttgaagagagagaagaaggagaagtttCAAGTGTTTTGAGAACTTAATACGTTATTTCCGTCAGCCCCAAACCAAATAAGGTCTAACAGATTAACTGAAAACCCAACAGCGGTCGGATAGAGATATATGATTAGCTTGAGTCACAGGCGGGAAAATACGTGAAGCAGATTTCTGTTAATACCCTTTGCATTTAAAAGACCACAGAGGATTTCTTCCAATTTGTGGAGGAAATGAGTAGGAAGCTCCCTGTATTGTTTTCGATTGGCCTTGTACGCTATCAGCTGCAGCATTCACAGCTCTATGGGCTCCTCGGATTCATGAAATATAATCATGGAACACTCTGAACTGTGTAGGCTGTTTTGGGCTGTTTTTATCAGGCCCACTGCAGGAAGTGGCtcctaaataaataataaggtaaTTACGACCGTATTCCTCGGTGACATCTCTCTCACAGAGATGATAATCGGCGTGACTTTTGCTGCTTGCTGTAAACAACAGggcgggggagcggggggggttTTGGGCAGACAACGACATTTCGAAATGATTTCAGGAAAGGGGCTCCAAGCGAAATTAAGTCTTCACGACGGTGTAGAtccaaattacatttttttcatcTTGTTTTCAAGAAATGTGCAGGAAGACTTTTAATCCGTTCACTAACAGTGAAGGGGAAAAGAGGCAAGTGATGCTCGATGCTCTGCTGCT
The DNA window shown above is from Gadus chalcogrammus isolate NIFS_2021 chromosome 10, NIFS_Gcha_1.0, whole genome shotgun sequence and carries:
- the LOC130390283 gene encoding slit homolog 2 protein-like, with amino-acid sequence MGSHCAQRREALPGYMQRVGGLWAPRDLSENQIQAVPRKAFRGMTNVKNLQLDSNHISCIEDGAFRALRDLEILTLNNNNITLIPLSSFNHMPKLRTLRLHSNSLHCDCHLSWLSDWLRARRGLAPFTQCMAPANMRGLNVPDVLKKDFVCNGPAQSEPRTCVPQLAVCPASCSCNNNIVDCRRKGLTDIPANLPEATVEM